Proteins co-encoded in one Luteolibacter sp. Y139 genomic window:
- the wrbA gene encoding NAD(P)H:quinone oxidoreductase, which produces MTKLLVLYYSTYGHIETMANAVAEGARSVDGVEVTLKRVPETMPPEVAAAYGAKLDQAAPVADPKELANYDAIIFGTPTRFGNMAAQMRNFLDQTGKLWMEGALIGKVGSVFASTGTGGGNESTILTFIPTLLHHGMVYVGLPYSAPELTDISEVRGGSPYGAATIAGADGSRQPSEKELSLARFQGKHVAGIAAKLK; this is translated from the coding sequence ATGACCAAGCTCCTCGTCCTCTACTACTCCACCTACGGCCACATCGAAACCATGGCGAACGCCGTCGCTGAAGGCGCGCGCTCCGTCGATGGCGTGGAAGTCACCCTCAAGCGCGTTCCGGAAACCATGCCCCCGGAAGTCGCCGCCGCCTACGGTGCCAAGCTGGACCAAGCCGCCCCGGTCGCCGACCCGAAGGAACTCGCCAACTACGACGCCATCATCTTCGGCACGCCCACCCGCTTCGGCAACATGGCCGCCCAGATGCGGAACTTCCTCGATCAAACCGGCAAGCTCTGGATGGAAGGCGCGCTCATCGGCAAGGTCGGCAGCGTCTTTGCCAGCACCGGCACCGGCGGCGGCAACGAATCCACCATCCTCACCTTCATCCCGACCCTGCTGCACCACGGCATGGTCTACGTCGGCCTGCCCTACTCGGCTCCCGAACTCACCGACATCAGCGAAGTCCGCGGCGGCAGCCCCTACGGCGCCGCCACCATCGCCGGTGCCGACGGCTCCCGCCAACCCAGCGAAAAGGAACTCTCCCTCGCCCGCTTCCAAGGCAAGCACGTCGCCGGCATCGCTGCGAAGCTGAAGTAA
- a CDS encoding esterase/lipase family protein yields MRHLPIILLSLAVATCAPARLERITEKRPHHATASQSDLDRAFEGATDPAAKHALGDWLQSAPRSQSLLDGYTIHFHPGGNGIFAPTYFDRLEPTSHYKVTGLTPHQLEGIGVPLIGHRENRHQQPVERWYPPEAITRAVTAVAVPGPGHTVEIRLYNRAKTETITLGGKPQPLAADFTVPFAALLEKARPLARSGITAVISRKSPREAGFALIEEYDPNRTPLICIHGLFSTPLAWAELTNELWADPAIRRRYQVWQYLYPTNSPALYSARIMRGQLDELRKFLDPDGHDPAMQRTVVIAHSNGGLLAKSLAVDPRNAFWDAVFTRPLSSLNLTRSEHKTLDEAFYWKPRTHVDRIIFCSVPFRGSNWANSWIGKLGQRFVAPDDKFQDFFRQIEKKNPGMLQPAYQSLTQGKITSVVALTPKGRSMEIFDRLPLVPGTKGHVITGSHDLFVPPSSSSLPGAESSLQVPAGHGSFHNPQAIAEIKRILLLPPAH; encoded by the coding sequence ATGCGCCACCTTCCCATCATCCTCCTTTCCCTCGCCGTGGCCACCTGCGCCCCGGCGAGGCTCGAGCGCATCACGGAGAAGAGGCCGCATCACGCCACCGCCTCCCAAAGCGACCTGGATCGCGCCTTCGAAGGTGCCACCGATCCCGCCGCCAAGCACGCACTCGGTGACTGGCTCCAAAGCGCTCCACGATCACAAAGCCTCCTCGACGGCTACACCATCCACTTCCATCCCGGTGGTAACGGCATCTTCGCCCCCACCTACTTCGACCGCCTCGAGCCCACCTCGCACTACAAGGTCACCGGCCTGACTCCCCACCAGCTGGAAGGCATCGGCGTCCCGCTCATCGGACATCGCGAAAACCGCCACCAGCAACCGGTCGAGCGCTGGTATCCACCCGAGGCCATCACCCGCGCCGTCACCGCCGTCGCCGTGCCCGGTCCAGGGCACACGGTCGAAATCCGACTCTACAACCGGGCGAAAACCGAAACGATCACGCTCGGCGGAAAGCCCCAGCCCCTCGCCGCCGACTTCACCGTCCCCTTCGCGGCACTGTTGGAGAAAGCCCGGCCGCTCGCCCGCTCCGGCATCACCGCCGTCATCAGCAGGAAGTCGCCACGCGAAGCCGGCTTCGCGCTGATCGAGGAGTATGATCCAAATCGCACCCCGCTCATCTGCATCCACGGCCTCTTTTCCACCCCCTTGGCTTGGGCCGAACTCACCAACGAGCTCTGGGCCGATCCCGCCATCCGCCGCCGCTATCAGGTCTGGCAGTATCTCTACCCCACCAATTCCCCCGCTCTCTACTCCGCCCGCATCATGCGCGGCCAGCTCGATGAACTCCGGAAGTTCCTCGATCCCGATGGCCACGATCCCGCCATGCAGCGCACCGTCGTCATCGCCCACAGCAATGGCGGCCTGCTCGCCAAGTCGCTTGCTGTCGATCCCCGCAATGCCTTCTGGGATGCCGTCTTCACCCGTCCGCTATCATCGCTGAACCTCACCCGCAGCGAACACAAGACTCTCGACGAGGCCTTCTACTGGAAACCTCGTACTCACGTCGATCGCATCATCTTCTGCTCCGTGCCTTTCCGCGGCAGCAATTGGGCCAACTCATGGATCGGAAAGCTCGGCCAGCGATTCGTCGCGCCGGACGACAAGTTCCAGGACTTCTTCCGCCAGATCGAGAAGAAGAACCCCGGCATGCTCCAGCCAGCCTATCAATCGCTCACCCAGGGCAAAATCACCAGCGTCGTGGCACTCACTCCGAAAGGCCGCTCAATGGAGATCTTCGATCGCCTGCCGCTGGTCCCCGGCACCAAAGGCCACGTCATCACCGGCTCCCACGACCTGTTCGTGCCACCATCCAGCTCCAGCCTCCCCGGCGCGGAATCCTCGCTCCAGGTCCCCGCAGGCCACGGTTCCTTCCACAACCCCCAAGCCATCGCCGAAATCAAGCGGATCCTGCTGCTTCCCCCCGCACACTAA
- a CDS encoding discoidin domain-containing protein, whose amino-acid sequence MRKIGLLMGSLALQPGLGDAQTSHYAPYAPVEQLAEGISWPKGQALPTFAAPAAMLDSLVVQDLSKDELITFSALAGQVNRKQPRILLLDDRAGEGRDTWAQTLKFGVSAPLTRETKWDLLKKYAGEVSGVILYDPSKNPHLRNLAGTAAGIQRALPVSVEVMAAMKTAGIELKVVEDLTPLNFPSAIEVYAYMHEHYWPKCDKRLIVSAKPLDERGGGDYHHARDIAAAAGAAVVWLDTRNDKQRDVLRTFFRDMKAGEAIAMGWYATERTGIPLATEFGIGTMPADFFVSGTTYASSSPKIQIPPVPKMPALENKVYVAVIISDGDNIQYVQHAMRQAWDRSAGVRGKVALNWTIAPGLVDIAPGMMNYYYSSATAQDCFVTGPSGMGYLMPFNTLTEPGAPTGDKLTDPVRMDGYARMTETYLQRSGLRVSTIWDDMTPMQRASYEKYCRNLYGSTVQNFKDVPAVAGGVQNGRLRFDKLVIPYAGSFDHMHGSLTEQIRKWDGKSPLFLSYQVEAWKMGPDKIQGLRDELAKEFPDKVSFVRADHYFNLCNEADNVPYNLCMAPETTVKAGDGPAEAAVDGTPVTQWSTAEKGKRWLGFDFGAPKDIRRYVIRHAGDGGEERGRNSRAFTVEASLDGKSWKRVHKVTGNSQNVTDVDLNPIRARYFKITIDDAGADGTARIADVEIFGKK is encoded by the coding sequence ATGCGAAAGATCGGACTATTGATGGGGAGCCTGGCGCTGCAGCCGGGGTTGGGTGACGCGCAGACGAGCCATTACGCGCCGTATGCGCCGGTGGAGCAGTTGGCGGAGGGGATCTCGTGGCCGAAGGGGCAGGCGCTGCCGACATTCGCGGCACCGGCGGCGATGCTAGACTCGCTGGTGGTGCAGGACTTGTCGAAGGACGAGCTAATCACGTTTTCCGCGTTGGCAGGACAGGTGAATCGCAAGCAGCCGCGGATACTGTTGCTCGATGATCGGGCGGGCGAAGGGCGGGATACCTGGGCGCAGACTTTGAAATTCGGGGTGTCGGCTCCTCTTACCCGCGAGACGAAGTGGGACTTGCTGAAGAAGTATGCGGGCGAGGTTTCGGGTGTGATCCTTTATGATCCGTCCAAGAATCCTCATTTGCGGAATCTTGCGGGAACCGCGGCGGGGATTCAGCGGGCCTTGCCGGTGTCGGTGGAGGTGATGGCTGCGATGAAGACGGCGGGCATCGAGCTGAAGGTGGTGGAAGATCTTACCCCGCTCAATTTCCCGTCGGCGATCGAGGTCTATGCCTACATGCACGAGCACTACTGGCCGAAGTGCGACAAGCGGCTGATCGTGAGCGCCAAGCCGCTGGATGAGCGCGGCGGTGGCGACTATCATCACGCGCGGGACATCGCGGCAGCAGCAGGCGCTGCGGTGGTGTGGCTGGATACGCGGAATGACAAGCAGCGGGATGTGCTACGGACTTTCTTCCGCGACATGAAGGCCGGAGAGGCGATTGCGATGGGTTGGTATGCAACCGAGCGCACGGGGATTCCGCTGGCGACGGAGTTCGGGATTGGGACGATGCCGGCGGATTTCTTTGTCAGTGGCACCACGTATGCGAGCAGTAGCCCGAAGATCCAGATCCCGCCGGTGCCGAAGATGCCGGCGTTGGAGAACAAGGTGTACGTCGCGGTGATCATCAGTGATGGCGACAACATCCAGTATGTCCAACACGCGATGCGGCAGGCATGGGATCGCTCGGCGGGCGTGCGTGGCAAGGTGGCGCTGAACTGGACGATCGCGCCCGGCCTGGTGGACATCGCGCCGGGGATGATGAACTACTATTACTCTAGTGCCACGGCGCAGGACTGCTTCGTGACCGGTCCATCCGGCATGGGATACCTGATGCCCTTCAACACGCTCACTGAGCCGGGAGCGCCGACGGGGGACAAGCTGACCGATCCAGTACGGATGGATGGCTATGCGCGGATGACGGAGACTTACCTCCAGCGCTCTGGGCTGCGGGTGTCGACGATCTGGGACGACATGACGCCGATGCAGCGGGCATCGTATGAGAAGTACTGCCGGAACCTGTACGGGTCGACGGTGCAGAATTTCAAGGATGTGCCGGCGGTGGCAGGTGGCGTGCAGAACGGGCGGCTGAGGTTTGACAAGCTGGTGATTCCGTATGCCGGTTCATTCGACCACATGCATGGTTCGCTGACGGAGCAGATCCGGAAGTGGGATGGGAAGTCGCCGCTGTTCCTGAGCTATCAGGTAGAGGCGTGGAAGATGGGGCCGGACAAGATCCAGGGGCTGCGGGACGAGCTGGCGAAGGAGTTTCCGGACAAGGTGAGCTTCGTGCGCGCGGACCATTATTTCAACCTGTGCAATGAGGCGGACAACGTGCCGTACAACCTGTGCATGGCACCGGAGACGACGGTGAAGGCGGGCGACGGTCCGGCCGAGGCGGCGGTGGACGGGACGCCGGTGACGCAGTGGTCGACGGCGGAGAAAGGGAAGCGCTGGCTCGGCTTTGACTTCGGCGCGCCGAAGGACATCCGCCGCTACGTGATCCGTCACGCGGGTGACGGCGGCGAGGAGCGCGGCCGGAATTCCCGTGCGTTCACCGTGGAGGCGAGCCTGGACGGGAAATCGTGGAAACGGGTCCACAAGGTGACGGGGAATTCACAGAACGTGACGGACGTGGATCTGAATCCGATCCGGGCACGGTATTTCAAGATCACGATCGACGATGCGGGTGCCGACGGCACGGCGCGGATCGCGGATGTCGAGATTTTCGGGAAGAAGTAG
- a CDS encoding LamG-like jellyroll fold domain-containing protein — MQKKPLLISGFIALGVLGLWPFVSRDSGSSSLFSPASSSAARGGESRAVESSDAVDSPRASLAAVVHDPLHCADCAAGRKHEGGRRMVGVVAPVVFTEMTSSKSVGLSLPDGKVGELVIEHFEVDAAGEWVRVEGRLSEPAEGRFIFLRQPEGTPSGRYAGAIRFPGEEYGYVFNESASGEPQLVFEHADEVSCVKFAAQIPPEELLPSEHPTNVPIPAYQNGVIPLESLPGATGVVYLDFDGEEGPQEGWGDFDAEPSGANNDQIREVWARVAEDFSPYNINITTDLQVYLDAPETSRQRCIITPTTNAAPGAGGVAYIGSWNWSGNTPCWAFYSTGKAAAEVISHEVGHTLGLGHDGQNPNVGYYGGHGNGATGWAPIMGVGYYQNLTQWSKGEYLNANETQDDLAVIDTFNNVDFRVDDHGNTAATASPLELFGTTVNDDGVIGTRTDVDVFRFKTTGGTLTLAIEPVADGPNLDISAEIRNSANAVVASSNPDLGINATFTNVNLTAGTYTISVDGVGRGSVTGDGYSDYGSLGHYAIDGVINGAISPDRFAVDEFPPNGSVVGTVTPDNNHGANPLSYSILSGNTGGAFAIGGSTGTLTVANPSQFDFDLLSKGWNDPADFELQVQVTDATNPSLNEVLRVVVTVNDTGATAPVVLKHRYSFVSGATDSIGGADLTLLGTTAVTGGALNLPGGATRTNHATAQGAALTKLAATINGATAITIEAWFNQDTFQNWSKIFMAGLPDGNDFMDITPRRNADNFVSSMTIRNDGDAGTVAVGGVNGAPLVNDTNYYVAATWDATQNRMTFRIGAVGGTLSTYTGSMGGRSLANISIGQFFLGSAVFFGDPDFDGQIDEFRIWSGALSEAKVNADFAAGPSPAGDTDLDGLPDAWELTYVASLADLNGNLSAGGGPGSGTGDFDGDGLSDFDEYHGGVGSTKPNDADTDDDTFPDLLERNEGTDPNSASSTPAPRLVHRYAFKNNADDAIGGGHLTLQGTATIVGGQLELPGSATARVNNARAQGAALTEVASTITDSYALTMEAWFNQDTFQNWAKVVMAGKGVDFQYLDITPRRGADGNVSSISIDDGPSEVRAIGGAAGAPLVNNVNYYVCATWNPLADQLVMRIGAVGGTLSTYAASMGGKKLSTLTINEFRIGSAVQWPDPDLDGQVDEVRLWRGVLSAAQVQANFVAGPVQPTGDLDGDGLPDEWEMSFATVNHLSDLSPLGDFDGDGLSDGAERTAGTNPTNRDSDGDTYSDGIEVSLGSNPNNSSSIPVIPPTVLAHRYSFAANASDGVGHADLSLVGTASVTGGQLELPGGTARSNHATAQGAALTALAATIQNGVGVSMEGWFNQDTAQNWSKLFMVGRGSGGEYMDITPRRGTSGNAASASFNDGTDESTAIGATALGIDANYYVCAIWNPVTDQVTLKSGPVGGALTTFTASLNGRTLSAVEINQFFLGAAVQFPDPDFDGQIEEFRVWRGALSASSVAASFAAGPNAPPGDSDGDGLSDAWEFAYAGHLETLTAGGDADGDGLTNLQEQNNSHTSPTDPDSDDDGYSDKIEYNAGSDPNNPGSVPTLPPAILAHRYSFVDGVTDSVGDADLTLAGTAAVAGGKLDLPGGAPRTNHAKAQGAALAELAGTIKGSTALTIEGWFRQDTNQDWAKVFMAGQGSGFSFLDITPRRLIDGNVSSISINNGPGESNVKSAAPVTNGVDYYFAATWNTQTDLLTLRMGPVGGSIITQTATMGGKTLAALNIAQLYLGSAVQFDDPDFDGKIDELRIWKGALTAVEVGQHFAAGPDDNTLVPSNGIVSINASKTMLTFGVSNLRLGQTYHVAAGVTLNDFVALPGSQFVANSGTASISVPVTPGTVSKKFFRLVEGPIPSP; from the coding sequence ATGCAGAAAAAACCCCTTCTGATCTCCGGCTTCATCGCGCTCGGAGTTCTCGGCCTGTGGCCGTTTGTTAGCCGCGATTCTGGTTCATCGTCTCTTTTCTCCCCGGCGAGTTCTTCGGCCGCGAGAGGTGGGGAGAGTCGTGCGGTTGAGAGTTCGGACGCTGTGGATTCTCCACGGGCGTCCTTGGCTGCGGTGGTTCATGATCCGCTGCACTGCGCTGACTGTGCAGCGGGGCGGAAGCATGAGGGTGGCAGGCGCATGGTGGGGGTGGTGGCTCCGGTGGTGTTCACGGAGATGACTTCTTCCAAGTCGGTGGGGTTATCCCTGCCGGATGGGAAGGTGGGGGAGTTGGTGATCGAGCACTTCGAGGTCGATGCCGCGGGGGAGTGGGTGAGGGTGGAAGGTCGTCTGAGTGAACCTGCGGAGGGGCGCTTTATTTTCCTTCGTCAGCCGGAAGGGACTCCATCGGGTCGGTATGCGGGTGCGATCCGTTTTCCAGGGGAAGAGTATGGGTATGTCTTCAATGAGAGTGCGAGCGGTGAGCCGCAGCTGGTGTTTGAACATGCGGATGAGGTGAGCTGCGTGAAATTTGCGGCGCAGATTCCGCCGGAGGAGCTGCTGCCGAGTGAGCATCCGACGAATGTGCCGATCCCGGCGTATCAGAATGGGGTGATTCCGCTGGAGAGCCTGCCGGGGGCGACGGGTGTGGTTTACCTCGACTTCGATGGTGAGGAGGGGCCGCAGGAGGGCTGGGGGGACTTCGATGCGGAGCCGTCGGGGGCTAACAACGATCAGATCCGCGAGGTGTGGGCGCGGGTGGCGGAGGACTTCTCGCCGTATAACATCAACATCACCACGGATCTGCAGGTCTATCTGGATGCGCCGGAGACTTCGCGGCAGCGGTGCATCATCACGCCCACGACGAATGCGGCGCCGGGTGCGGGTGGTGTGGCTTACATTGGTTCATGGAACTGGAGCGGGAACACGCCGTGCTGGGCCTTCTACTCGACGGGCAAGGCGGCGGCTGAGGTGATCTCGCATGAGGTGGGGCATACGCTTGGACTCGGCCACGATGGGCAGAATCCGAACGTGGGCTACTATGGCGGACATGGGAATGGGGCCACGGGCTGGGCGCCGATTATGGGCGTGGGCTACTATCAGAACCTCACGCAGTGGTCGAAGGGTGAGTATCTCAACGCGAACGAAACGCAGGATGATCTGGCGGTGATCGATACTTTCAACAACGTCGATTTCCGCGTGGATGATCATGGCAACACGGCGGCGACTGCGAGCCCGCTGGAGCTGTTTGGCACGACGGTCAATGATGATGGTGTCATTGGCACGCGTACCGATGTGGATGTGTTCAGGTTCAAGACGACGGGCGGGACTTTGACGCTGGCGATAGAGCCGGTGGCGGATGGTCCCAATCTCGATATCAGTGCGGAGATCCGGAACTCGGCGAATGCGGTGGTGGCGAGTTCGAATCCGGATCTGGGGATCAATGCGACTTTCACGAACGTCAATCTGACGGCGGGGACTTATACGATCAGTGTCGATGGTGTGGGTCGCGGAAGCGTGACCGGGGATGGTTATTCGGACTATGGGTCGCTGGGGCACTATGCGATCGATGGGGTGATCAATGGGGCGATCTCGCCCGATCGTTTCGCAGTCGATGAGTTTCCGCCGAATGGCAGTGTGGTGGGGACGGTGACGCCGGATAACAATCATGGGGCGAATCCGCTGAGCTACAGCATCCTTTCGGGGAATACCGGTGGTGCGTTTGCGATTGGTGGTTCCACGGGGACGCTGACGGTGGCGAATCCTTCGCAGTTCGACTTCGATCTGCTTTCGAAGGGGTGGAATGACCCGGCGGACTTCGAGCTTCAGGTGCAGGTGACGGATGCGACGAATCCGTCTCTGAATGAAGTGCTGCGGGTGGTGGTGACGGTCAATGATACGGGAGCGACGGCGCCGGTGGTGCTGAAGCATCGGTATTCGTTTGTCTCCGGTGCCACTGATTCGATCGGGGGGGCGGATCTGACGCTGCTGGGAACGACCGCGGTGACTGGTGGCGCTTTGAATTTGCCCGGCGGGGCGACGCGGACGAATCATGCAACCGCGCAGGGAGCAGCGCTTACGAAACTGGCGGCGACGATCAATGGTGCGACCGCGATCACGATCGAAGCCTGGTTCAATCAGGACACGTTCCAGAACTGGTCGAAGATCTTCATGGCGGGGCTGCCCGATGGGAATGACTTCATGGACATTACGCCGCGGCGGAATGCGGACAATTTCGTGTCCAGCATGACGATCCGCAATGATGGGGATGCGGGGACGGTCGCGGTGGGTGGGGTGAATGGTGCGCCGCTGGTGAACGACACGAACTACTATGTTGCTGCGACTTGGGATGCGACGCAGAACCGAATGACGTTCCGGATCGGTGCGGTGGGTGGGACGCTTTCTACTTACACGGGCTCTATGGGTGGGAGGTCGCTGGCGAATATCTCGATCGGACAGTTCTTCCTCGGGTCTGCGGTGTTTTTCGGGGATCCGGACTTCGACGGGCAGATCGATGAGTTCCGGATTTGGAGCGGTGCGCTGAGCGAGGCGAAGGTGAATGCGGACTTCGCTGCCGGGCCTTCACCGGCGGGGGATACGGATCTAGATGGGTTGCCGGATGCTTGGGAGCTGACGTATGTGGCTTCGCTTGCCGATCTCAATGGCAACCTTTCGGCGGGAGGTGGGCCGGGTTCGGGGACGGGAGACTTTGATGGGGACGGGCTGTCGGACTTCGATGAATACCACGGTGGTGTGGGTAGCACGAAGCCCAACGATGCCGACACCGACGACGATACGTTCCCAGACTTGTTGGAACGGAATGAAGGGACGGATCCGAATAGCGCGAGTAGCACTCCGGCCCCGCGGTTGGTGCATCGCTATGCTTTCAAGAACAATGCGGACGATGCGATCGGTGGCGGGCATTTAACGCTGCAGGGGACGGCGACGATTGTTGGCGGGCAGCTGGAGTTGCCGGGGAGCGCGACGGCGCGGGTGAACAATGCGCGTGCGCAGGGGGCTGCGCTCACGGAGGTGGCTTCGACGATCACGGACTCGTATGCGCTGACGATGGAGGCGTGGTTCAATCAGGACACGTTCCAGAATTGGGCGAAGGTGGTGATGGCGGGCAAGGGGGTGGACTTCCAATACTTGGACATCACGCCGCGTCGTGGTGCGGATGGGAATGTCTCGAGCATTTCGATTGATGATGGGCCGAGTGAGGTTCGTGCGATCGGGGGTGCTGCGGGTGCGCCCTTGGTCAATAATGTGAACTACTATGTCTGTGCGACTTGGAATCCGCTGGCGGACCAGCTGGTGATGCGGATCGGCGCGGTGGGTGGGACGCTGAGCACCTACGCGGCGTCAATGGGTGGGAAGAAGCTATCGACGCTCACGATCAATGAATTCCGGATTGGATCGGCGGTGCAGTGGCCGGATCCGGATCTCGATGGGCAGGTGGATGAGGTGCGGCTGTGGCGCGGGGTGTTGAGTGCGGCGCAGGTGCAGGCGAATTTCGTGGCGGGGCCGGTTCAGCCGACGGGTGATCTGGATGGGGATGGCTTGCCGGACGAGTGGGAGATGTCGTTTGCGACGGTGAATCATCTGTCCGATCTTTCGCCGCTGGGGGATTTTGATGGGGATGGGCTGAGCGATGGGGCTGAACGTACGGCGGGGACGAATCCGACGAACCGTGATAGCGATGGAGACACTTATTCGGATGGTATCGAGGTGTCGCTCGGGTCGAATCCTAACAATTCCTCCAGCATTCCGGTGATCCCGCCGACGGTGTTGGCGCATCGGTATTCGTTTGCGGCGAATGCGAGTGATGGGGTGGGGCATGCGGACTTGTCGCTGGTGGGTACGGCGAGCGTGACGGGTGGGCAGCTGGAGTTGCCTGGGGGCACAGCGCGGTCGAATCATGCGACGGCGCAGGGGGCGGCGCTGACGGCGTTGGCGGCGACGATTCAGAATGGGGTGGGGGTTAGCATGGAGGGGTGGTTCAATCAGGATACGGCGCAGAATTGGTCGAAGCTGTTCATGGTGGGGAGGGGTTCAGGAGGGGAGTATATGGATATCACGCCGCGGCGCGGGACGAGTGGCAATGCGGCGAGTGCTTCCTTTAACGATGGGACGGATGAGAGCACGGCGATCGGGGCGACGGCGCTGGGTATCGATGCGAACTACTATGTTTGTGCGATTTGGAATCCGGTGACGGATCAGGTGACGTTGAAGTCGGGGCCGGTGGGCGGGGCGCTGACCACCTTCACGGCTTCATTGAATGGCAGAACCTTGTCGGCGGTGGAGATCAACCAGTTCTTCCTGGGAGCGGCGGTGCAGTTTCCGGATCCGGATTTCGATGGGCAGATCGAGGAGTTTCGCGTTTGGCGCGGGGCCTTGTCTGCATCGAGCGTGGCGGCGAGTTTTGCTGCTGGGCCGAATGCGCCTCCGGGAGACAGCGATGGCGATGGGCTCAGTGATGCGTGGGAGTTTGCCTATGCGGGCCATCTTGAGACATTGACGGCTGGGGGAGACGCGGATGGCGATGGGCTGACGAACCTGCAGGAGCAGAATAACAGCCATACCAGTCCTACCGATCCTGACAGCGATGATGATGGGTATTCGGACAAGATCGAATACAACGCGGGCTCGGATCCTAACAACCCGGGGTCAGTGCCGACCTTGCCGCCGGCGATTCTGGCGCACCGGTATTCGTTTGTGGATGGTGTTACCGATTCGGTGGGCGATGCTGACCTGACCTTGGCGGGGACGGCGGCGGTCGCTGGAGGGAAGCTTGATCTGCCAGGTGGCGCGCCGCGCACGAATCATGCGAAGGCTCAAGGGGCAGCGCTGGCGGAACTTGCGGGCACGATCAAGGGAAGCACCGCGCTGACGATCGAGGGATGGTTCAGGCAGGATACGAATCAGGACTGGGCGAAGGTGTTCATGGCGGGGCAGGGGTCCGGCTTCAGCTTCCTGGACATCACACCGCGGCGTTTGATCGATGGGAACGTCTCCAGTATTTCGATCAACAATGGTCCCGGTGAAAGCAATGTGAAGTCGGCCGCGCCGGTGACGAATGGGGTCGACTACTACTTTGCCGCGACGTGGAATACGCAGACCGATCTGCTGACGCTGCGGATGGGTCCGGTGGGTGGGAGTATCATTACGCAGACGGCGACGATGGGTGGGAAGACTTTGGCGGCGCTCAATATTGCCCAGCTTTATCTGGGGTCGGCGGTGCAGTTCGATGACCCGGATTTCGATGGGAAGATCGATGAGCTGCGGATTTGGAAGGGTGCGCTGACGGCGGTGGAGGTGGGCCAGCACTTTGCGGCGGGTCCGGATGACAACACGCTGGTGCCGAGCAACGGAATCGTTTCGATCAATGCGTCCAAGACGATGCTGACTTTCGGGGTGTCGAACTTGCGGCTTGGGCAGACTTACCACGTCGCTGCGGGCGTCACGCTGAATGACTTCGTTGCGTTGCCGGGGTCGCAGTTCGTGGCGAACAGCGGGACGGCTTCGATTTCGGTGCCGGTGACTCCGGGGACGGTGTCGAAGAAATTCTTCCGGCTGGTGGAAGGGCCGATTCCCTCACCGTGA
- a CDS encoding DMT family transporter, producing MKHYLQLHLLVLLLATTAILGELISLPAAGLVIWRTLFASLGAAAWVTLVRRHSLWPGKKSAKAYLAIGFIVGLHWICFFGAVKLANISVCLAGMATISLFTAFTEPLLEKRRIRPFEVLLGLLVVAGIGVVAGFVGKEHLLGLGVAMLSAFLASVFPVLNRKLVTGGSDPLTMVAWEMAGALTASLLLFPFVGGGVSLLAWKDLDWLWLMLLAWVCTVFAHGFHISLLKHLSAYTMNLAFNFEPLYGILAAALLFGEHKQLHPLFYAGLATILLANLLHPLLVHRIRRRALLDADSR from the coding sequence TTGAAACACTACCTCCAACTCCACCTCCTCGTCCTGCTCCTCGCCACCACGGCGATCCTCGGCGAGCTGATCTCCCTGCCCGCCGCGGGGCTGGTGATCTGGCGCACCCTCTTCGCCTCCCTCGGCGCAGCCGCTTGGGTCACCTTGGTCCGCCGCCACTCCCTCTGGCCCGGCAAAAAGTCCGCAAAGGCCTACCTCGCCATCGGCTTCATCGTCGGCCTCCACTGGATCTGCTTCTTCGGCGCGGTAAAGCTCGCGAACATCTCCGTCTGCCTCGCCGGCATGGCCACCATCTCGCTCTTCACCGCCTTCACCGAACCCCTGCTGGAAAAACGCCGCATCCGCCCCTTTGAAGTGCTGCTCGGCCTGCTCGTCGTCGCCGGCATCGGCGTGGTCGCCGGCTTCGTCGGCAAGGAACACCTGTTAGGCCTCGGCGTCGCCATGCTCAGCGCCTTCCTCGCCTCCGTCTTCCCGGTGCTGAACCGCAAGCTCGTCACCGGCGGAAGCGATCCCCTCACCATGGTCGCCTGGGAAATGGCCGGAGCCCTCACCGCCTCCTTGCTCCTCTTCCCCTTCGTCGGCGGAGGCGTCTCGCTCCTCGCCTGGAAGGACCTCGATTGGCTGTGGCTAATGCTCCTCGCCTGGGTCTGCACCGTCTTCGCCCACGGCTTCCACATCAGCCTGCTGAAGCACCTGAGCGCCTACACCATGAACCTCGCGTTCAACTTCGAGCCCCTCTACGGCATCCTCGCCGCAGCCCTGCTCTTCGGCGAGCACAAGCAACTCCACCCGCTCTTCTACGCCGGCCTCGCCACCATCCTGCTCGCAAACCTCCTGCACCCGCTCCTCGTCCACCGCATCCGCCGGCGCGCCTTGTTAGACGCGGACTCACGGTGA